A window of Methylomonas sp. 11b genomic DNA:
CAGTCTGTAGGTCAGCCAAGCCAATACCACGGCCAGCAACACCGCAATGGCGCGGATATTCATACTGGGCACTTCGGTCTCGATGATTTGCGCAAAAGATAGGAGAGGCCAGTGCCACAAATACAATGGAAAACTGATCAAGCCGAACCATACCGCTAGCGGGTGGGATAAGACGATGCGATTAACCCAGGCATTGGGTCCGGCCGATATGATCATGACCGCAGCCAACATCGGTATCACCGCCCAACGGCCAGGGAAATTGAAATCTTTATTGATGATGAAAAAGCCGAAGGCTAACAGCAGTATGCCCAGAATAGACAGCGCGTTGGCCAGCGTCTTGCCGTCGGCGGCGTGAGAGTGTCGATAAACCGCGCAAGCCAACCAACCGTCAAGCTTCAGTTTGATAGAAGAGAACGAGTCCTTCTTGTAGAGCGTCATCCAAGCCAGCAAACTACCGCATAACAGCTCCCAAAACCGGGTTTGTGGAGAATAAAACGTCGCGACAGGATGGGCGATGACGCCTGTGATATTCAGGCCGAAAGAGACGATGGCAATCAGAACCGTAATGGTCAGCAGATTGAAATTCCGCTCCCAGGCAAACCAAAGCAACAAGGGCCAGACGATGTAAAACTGTTCCTCAATGCCCAAACTCCACAAATGCAGCAGCGGTTTAGTCTCACCGGAGTTGTCGAAATAGCCGGCCTCGCTCCATAGCACAATGTTGGAAACGAATCCCGCGCCGGCGGCAATATGCTTGCTCAACTGCTTGTACTCGTCGGCAAACAGCGCGAACCAGCCGAAGACATAACACGCAACTAAGACCAGAATCAGTGCCGGGAAGATTCGCTTAACCCGGCGGGCATAAAATTCGGTGAAGCTGAATGTACCCTTTTCCAGGTTCTGAAAAATGATGGTGGAGATGAGATAACCTGAAATCACAAAGAAGATGTCTACACCTATAAATCCACCTTGCAAGCTCTTGGGAAAGGCGTGAAAGGCGATAACCGAGAGAACGGCAATGGCTCTCAAGCCGTCAATATCGGGCCGATACTTGGGGTGTGA
This region includes:
- a CDS encoding acyltransferase family protein produces the protein MTSLQEHLSHPKYRPDIDGLRAIAVLSVIAFHAFPKSLQGGFIGVDIFFVISGYLISTIIFQNLEKGTFSFTEFYARRVKRIFPALILVLVACYVFGWFALFADEYKQLSKHIAAGAGFVSNIVLWSEAGYFDNSGETKPLLHLWSLGIEEQFYIVWPLLLWFAWERNFNLLTITVLIAIVSFGLNITGVIAHPVATFYSPQTRFWELLCGSLLAWMTLYKKDSFSSIKLKLDGWLACAVYRHSHAADGKTLANALSILGILLLAFGFFIINKDFNFPGRWAVIPMLAAVMIISAGPNAWVNRIVLSHPLAVWFGLISFPLYLWHWPLLSFAQIIETEVPSMNIRAIAVLLAVVLAWLTYRLVEKPIRLGSHSRAKTAVLLLLMLGIGYVGYASYSRDGLEFRKADAQTKTKMYADVNGTVLYNTPEDWVDERCKGVLGGASYNYLMCRFTTATPKTLVVGDSHAAQFVYDSITKGSNDLALVAVNGCLPFIDLVSINPTEEFAEKSTRCRVVVPIVLKLLKEFPSIQRVVFATRGAMYIEGSGFGNTETKNVYRIIKSPDDVLAENYNQFVSGYVATINEILKLGKSVVFIEDVPEIGVSAKNCVDERPLRITERALPECDVSRKSFEERNINYRRAVDAIDASTHKRIKIFPAYEYLCDESTCGGMHDDMSYFYDDDHLSMRGSKFIFDKFAEWLSKESK